The following are encoded together in the Terriglobia bacterium genome:
- a CDS encoding GPW/gp25 family protein, which produces MQATNPQKAFLGVGWSFPVCVEADGRTATAIYEEDIQQAIRIILGTDHGERVMRPDFGAGLNDFVFEPINQTTLQTVMTRVRESLIKWEPRIDVLQVTVNADPAEHNKLLIEVNYRVRATNALKNLVYPFYLQEGAAL; this is translated from the coding sequence ATGCAAGCAACGAATCCGCAAAAAGCGTTTCTCGGTGTGGGCTGGTCCTTCCCCGTCTGTGTGGAGGCGGATGGACGAACGGCCACTGCCATCTATGAAGAGGACATCCAGCAGGCCATTCGAATCATCCTCGGCACCGATCATGGAGAGCGCGTGATGCGGCCGGATTTCGGCGCCGGATTGAACGATTTTGTCTTCGAGCCGATCAACCAGACTACGTTGCAAACCGTGATGACGCGGGTCCGGGAATCGCTGATCAAGTGGGAGCCGCGGATCGATGTGCTGCAGGTGACCGTGAACGCCGATCCCGCGGAACACAACAAATTGCTGATCGAGGTCAACTATCGCGTGCGCGCAACCAATGCGCTCAAGAACCTTGTGTATCCATTCTATCTCCAGGAAGGCGCAGCACTATGA
- a CDS encoding PAAR domain-containing protein: protein MPPAARTTDPTAHPGLLAGPGVATVLIGGTPAAVIGTNHACSMPTPAGPHPPTPDAKGSLTVLIGGMPAARMMDIAGCGAPIILGMPTVQIGG, encoded by the coding sequence ATGCCGCCAGCAGCACGTACCACAGACCCAACAGCTCACCCCGGCCTTTTGGCCGGCCCCGGTGTTGCCACCGTCCTGATCGGGGGGACGCCGGCAGCCGTGATCGGGACAAACCACGCGTGCTCCATGCCCACTCCTGCAGGCCCGCATCCGCCGACCCCGGACGCAAAAGGAAGCCTCACTGTACTGATTGGGGGCATGCCGGCAGCGCGAATGATGGACATAGCCGGATGTGGCGCACCCATCATTCTGGGCATGCCGACTGTGCAGATCGGAGGATAA